The sequence ATGTTAAGTAACTGATACCAGGAATTCTAGGGTGGCgattgtctctgccaggttttaacATTAAGATTCTCACAAATTGCCTGGGGTAACATTTTGCAAAAGATCTCACTGATTACTTTGTAGTATtgttcacacacaaaaataaatatttacacgAATTCAAATGTTGAGGGGAGTAGTACTGAGCAGGTGGGGCTGGATGTGTGGATGGCTGGGGTGTGGGAGAGGCCTTGGGCACTGGAGGTTGTGCTGTGCTAAGGGTGAGTCTCAGGTGTCCTGGCCCTGACCAGAGGCCTGGGGATTGGTCagatggaaggcagaggtggtGTGGCTGGGTGGGTTGTTGGAGGCCACTTGAGAGAGACAACCACCCCCAACATCTAGGGGCCGGAAGTAAGCACGGGGTAGGCACCCTACCTTTCAGAGTTCTGGACCTGAGGCAGGATGGGGCATCTTCACTGGTGCCCCCTCCCTGTCCCTCCTCGGGGGGAGTCTGCCACAGTGCCAGGAGGCAGTGGCCACAGCTGCAACAGGCAATTGGCTGCAGAAAAGCTGGTTTGGGAAGGGGTGCCTGTTCTAGGAGCGAGTGGCTCTCTGTGGCCATCCTAGGATCCACTCGGCCCTGGCTCCCCTGGGGCCTCGCTGCTCTGAGGGAGGAAAGGCAACAGAGGGCTTCTGCCAGTTCTGGGCAGGGGCGGGCAGCAGAGAGCTGCTGTCATGGCTACGGAGTGTTGCATGGAGAGGCCCTGGGGGCCTGCTGAGGTCTGGGCGAATCCCTGGTTTAGCAGCACTGGTAGGTATTGCACTGAGCAAGAGGAAGTGCCTATCAGGGAGGAAGGAAACCAggccagctttttctttttgccctttTTCACACTCCAGGGATTATGGGTTTCTTCCAGGACTGGCCCCTCCAGAAGGGCTGGTCTTAGGAGAACCCCAAGTGGCTCCTCCACTTCCGTTGATCCCTTTACTCCAAACATGGCGCAAGGGGATGGGAGCTGCAGTCCGCCCTGGAGCTCACAGCTGCCTGACAGCCGGGGCTCACCCTGAAGCAGCGGCCCCTCTTGGCAGGAGTCTTAGGGCCCAGGCCTGTGCACAGAAGTTCAGACCGGCAAGGGCCCTGCCGACCGGCTGCCATCTCCCAGCAGTCCGTCCCGTCAAGCAGCCGAGAGGGCCAGAGCTAGAGGACTGCAGTGGCTGGTTAGGGACAGGACGCTCTCTGGGTTCAGCTCCTGGACACCCAGTCTGGACTTACCTCCCAGGCAGACACATTGTGTGGGGGAGTTGGGGTGACAGCTGTTCCGAACAGGCTCAGGGCACATCCTGGAAAAAGCCCACGCTGGAGTGTGAGGTAGAATACAGGTGACCATGGACTGGGGCTTCTGGAGAATGGGGTGGGGGTAcctcttttgttttgctttgccaTGGGTGTGAGTGAGGTCCTCCTGCTTGGCGGTGCCTAGGGAGGTGCCTGGTGGTGTCCCTGTGGCAGCACTGGGATCTGCAACAGGATGGCCTGGCCATGGGATAGTGGCCACAGGGTGCGCCAGGCATGCAGAGGAACAGCCAGCCTGGCACCTGCCctgcccctggccccagcccacaTCAGTGTAGTGATATGGAATGTTAGGTATGGGGATACATCCTTCTGATCAGACAGACACAGACTAGCAATCTGTACAAACACAAAAGAAtccattttcagaaaaataaattactaaggggagaggaagaaagggtcCACTTTGTTTTTCTCAATAAATATGCAATTCTGCTCACCTAAGACTTGAAAGGTAATTATCTGGGGGTGGGATTCTAACATCAGGGTCCACGAAGGTGATTCTAAACAGAGCTGCAGCCCCAGCGCCTTGTCAGGGGAGCCCCCAACCCTTCCAGAGCTGCCCCGTTGGCCTCTTCCAAGCAGGTCAGAGCACCCGTGTGGtgagattccaaaaaaaaaagtgtccttgTGCCCAAAGTCTCAGGTGCTTGGAGTGTGGCTAGAAACAGCTCTTTTGGATCCCAcctctttcaaaaacaaaaggtaCCAACTGGTGAGGCAGGAAGCTGGGTCCAGGCTGGGACAGCCTCTTTCCCTAGGGCAGTGCGCTCCAGGTGCCGCTGGGGTCAGTTCTGCTGTAAGATGAGGTTTTCCAGTTCGTCTGCAGAGCgcagcaggaaggcagcagaCTCCCGGTAGCCCGCGATGAGCTGCCGCACGGCGCTGATCTCTGTGGGACTGAGCTGAGCGGTGGGCACGGGcctgctggtgctggtgctggagggggtgggtgtgggggtggtggaggtggtggaggccCCGCCTTTCATGCTGAGGTCCGTGGGCCCTGTGAAGAGGGAAGTAGGGTGAGGAGGGAGCGGCCACCCTGCCTGGCATCTGGGAGGTGTGTCTTCCTTGGCGCTGTCATAACCTATGGCCTAGTGCCCATTGTGAGTTGAACACTGGAGTCTGTGGCTTTGGTCCATCTCCCTGATGCCTCTATCCCTAGTGCTTAGAACGGGCCTGCGGGCGACAGGGTTCTCAGGGAATCCTCAGGGTGATCTTGCAAAGATCTGGTTTtaggtgaggaagaggaggacttGGGGCAAAGGAACTCCTAAGATCTGCCTCTCAGTGTGGTGAGCAGAGCGTGGGAATGGGAAATACTCCCACCACTGAGGAACTGTGGGCCAAGTGCTAAAGCCTCTGCCAGCATGCCTAAAGGAGCAGCACCCATCCGTGtgctcttcccccaccccagacATCGAGGCTGGAAGGGGAGATGGTGTGCAGGAAACTCTGCAGGTAGGCAGGGGCCTAACACACCTGAGAGATGTGTGTGGGGAAAGCCCAGGAGGAGTTCAGAGTGGAGCCACAAAAGGCCAGGAGAAGAAACATCTGTGTGTGCTTCTGTCCAGCTGGAGAGAGACCAGCTGCCTTGGTTGTCTGGGGGAAGAGGTACAGGCCAGACTGGCCAGGCCATAACTGCACCCCCAGGAGGGACCGTGGCAGCCAGTggatggaggaaggggctggcTGTGTGAAGCCTCTTTCTGCTAAGCCTCAGCACCTCGAATACCCACTCCTGGGAGGAGTCCTGTGCCTGAGTGAGGTGGAGGGTTCATGCTGCTGGGATACGAGGGAGTGTGGGCCGAACGATCAGGACAAGACCCAGACTGGTTTCTGGAGAAACTGCCTGCCCTTTGTCCTCAGATGATGATGGCGAAGAGGGAGCCTGCCATCTTCTAAAACACACTAGGGGTGTGCGTATTGGGGAGGGGACCGCCAGGCCCTGTCCTCTCTTGGCCTTTCCCAAGAAGCTACTGGCTTTGGAGTCGGGCAAGTGTGGATTCAAGTCCTGCTCTGCTACTTCATTGGCAAATCCTTTAACTTCTGTGGGCCTCAGAGCCCTCGTCTGCCAAAAGTAAGCGGCTCCTGTGAGCAGAAGCTAAGATGCCAGGTGTGAAACACTCGGCCCAGGCTAGGGCTCCTTCTCAGCCCgcaggaggcctgcctgcctagACTGGCACAGTAGGGAAGGGCTTCCAAACAGGTTTCACGGCTTTCTGAGTGGGCTCCCAGGAGACCTGGAAGCTCCTGGAATTTGAAAAGCATCCTGCAAGGTGTTCACAGCAAGAAACAACCAAAGAAGAGAGAATCTGGGCAGGTGCAGGCAGCGCTGCCGCTTCCctgggaagccttctctgatgCAGCCAGGTCAGCTTCTCTGTTCTCTGCCCTCCCCCTGGAGTCCCTTCCCCACAGCTTTCTCTTCCACGGGGGTGTGAGACTCCCCCAACTACCCTGAAGGTTCTGATGGCCACATTCACTCATGATTGCATCTCCATGGCAGTTTTTATGCTGCTATGAAGAGGGACAAGCTCTTGTCCCTGGAGGCATCCAGACTGGAAGCGACATCTTGGGATAAACTATGGAACCTGACTGCTGCTAAAAGGAAGCTGCTGCAGCCCCCGAATGGGGAAGGAAGCTGGAGCCTAAGATGGGACAGTTTGTCACATGGGGTTATTTCCTCTCTGGCCAGAGAACGTGGACACCAAGGAGGAGGTCCTAGGAACTATTTTCTAAACAGCGTCCTTGGAATTGAGAGTTAAGGAAACAGTTAAGTCTGTTAAAGTCAAACACAGGGGGAAGGGGTTGGGGCCGTGTCTAGAAACAGCAGCCAAGCAGGTCACTGACTCCCAAGGTGTTGTCACAATGGGGGACTGAGAAGCTGGGAACAGGAGTACCTCTGCTGGCTTCTGGATATTGCAGGGGCTGGACCCAGagggatggggaggagagggTCTGGTTCCCTCTAGGGTGGCTCTGGTCCCCTCTGCATCATGCTTGGGAGTGGCCAGAGCCTCCTGGCATAGTCAACATGAGCAGTGGCCTCAggtccttccttttctcctcctctccccaagtgctgtcctGTTCATGCCTGTGCTCAGagcttcctcccttctctcctgggCGGTAGCTGAGGCTTGGAAAGGTGAAGGTCCCTGTTTCCTGTGGCCAATCTGATCTGGAGACATCCCATGCAGACTCTGGTTACAGCCAGATGCTCAGGTTGCCGAGTGACTACTGTATGGTGGGTAGAGGGATAGGAGCGAGCATGAGTTACCCAGCACTCCAGGCAAGACAGGGTGAGCCTGATTCTATCTAAGCTGATTTGCATCTCCAGATGACAACATAATGAACAAAGTGAGGAGCTCTGAGCCATTAATACGGCTGCCCAGCCGAGGTACCAAACTGATTGAACAATCACTTGAAAGTCTGAGGCTGGGGAGGCCAGTGGAGCTGGGTGGCCCTGCAACCACGTGGCTGCCTGTCATCTTCCTTCAACCGCTGGAGGATCTAAACAATGTTCTCCAGACGAGGTACTAGTGCTCACGGACAGGGGCTGCCCCAGGCGAGGAGGTAAATGACCAGATTTCTGCCTCAGTGGCCTCCCTACCCACCATGAAGGAACCAGGGTATTCACagatgggagactgaggccccaGGATGCACAAGGGCAGAGCCAGCTGCCTCCCTGAAGAATCATTATCTGGCTGCTGTTTGTGCTTCTTGGGCAGGTGTGAACGGGGCAGGCCTGAAATAGGCCCAGCCCCACCATGAGAGGCCCTTAGGAGGGTCAGGGGAACCTGGCAGCAACACCCCTGAGATAGGTCATGCTGGGTGGACACCAGATAGAGGCTTGTCACCATCACCTGCTGCTAGGAGGGAGCAGACCCCAGGCCACCCTCACTCATCTGCTGGGCCGCAGACTCCCACGTGTAGGGAGGGCAGGGCTATGGGATGGCTTTTCTTCCCGGAATGAAAGGAGCCCACCTAGGACAGCCACTCCACCTCTCACTGTGCTGGCCACTCTGGCCTTAGCTTCAGGGATTAGGGCCAGGCGGCCTCTTATTTTAGGTTAAGAGGCATTAGGAAGGGATGAGGAGTTAAGCCCAGGCACGAATCTTCCAGGGACCTGCATACACTTCCTGGTTCTGGGGGGTGGAGGGTCAAGGCGAGTGGAGGCGGCCTAGGTTTCCTGCCATGGGTGGGGACTAGCTCCCTCCCTTGCTCAGCCCAGGAACAGTGAGGGGTCTCCTGCAGCCAAGGACTGGGGCTTAGGGAATCCTCAGGCATGTTTAGCCAAGACCTCGCACCAGTGTTCCCCAGCTTACAGGCGGCACCTTTCTCCAACCTACTCAAGTTCCTCAATTCTTCCCTTCATTCCCTGGCTTCTGAACGACCCCCAAAGCACACGGCTTCTGCCTCCTGTTCTCCCCATTCAAACCTTCTTACAAGGGCAGACAGAATGACAGACCACACAATTCAAGGCCTTTCTGTGCTTAAAACCTAGCAGGGGCTCCTCCTGCACACAGAACACAACCCGAGTGCCTGGCCCAAGAGGTCCTGTGACCCACCAGGCTGACCCCACTCCTCCCCTGCTTCCCTTGGCCTCACAGTAAAGGGGTCTGAGGTTCCCCACTCCAGTTCGTGCTCACGGCAGCACCTGACTCCATGAGGAAGCCTCTGTCTCTTCGGGGGCTGTCTCCTCTAATGGTCTGTGCCCCATCTGCGCAGAGTAGCCTGGGAAGTTACCGGAAAAGCACCTACTGAATCACCCAGCTACAGCAGCGGAGCAAGGGagcaggtgtgcgccatcacccCGGGTGTCTCAGATGTAGGCTCCATGAGTGCAGGGGCAAGAACTGAGGCCTAGCACCTGGGTGAGAAAAGCTTTCACCTAGAAAGGCAGGCCCTGCGCTGAGGCCTGGGGAGGGAGCCGCCCTGCAGGCCAGCGGGGCCACAGCTGGGCCAGGCCAGCAGCCGTCTCACTGAGCCTTGGTCACTATGGGTGAGATGGGGCTGTGGAGATTCAACTCAGGTCAAGAACAGGCCCTTGGCTGGGACTCGGCACCCACAGGGTCCCTGGGGGAGCGGAATCAGTGAGAGGCGCTGGGAGTGAAGGTGGGAAGCGGCGGAGCAAGCGCCACTGGCGGTGAGAAGGGGGCGGTAGCTTTTTGCTTTAACCAGCTAAGTCTCCTTCACCTTCCAATCTAAAGACCAGCTGAGACGATGAAGTGGGAGGGTGCCAGAGCCGCCCCTCCTGCTCCCTGTGCTGTGAGGCGGTCCCTTTCCATCACAGGCCTCTGCTTCCCCCTACCCCTTGCCCTGCCGGGGGCTGCTCTGCAGACCCAACTGGGTGCTGGTCAGGGAGCCAGAGTCCAGGCCTCCCCCGACTCACCATTACTGTGGTTTCCTGTTTGGAGGGAGGCAGGGGGCTGCAGGTTGCTGCTCAAGGCCCCGTACCCGCGGTAACTGTAGTTGAGGCCGCCGTTGGCGTACACAGGGTCCTGGGAGTAGGAGGAGGCTGGCAGTGAGTAGGTGGAGTGGGTGATGGCTGTGGAGTCCCGCGAGTGCTGCTTGTCCAGGGCTATGGGCTCATCCTGCAGAGGGGAGAGGGGGGCGCTGGGGAAACCAAGGGGCAGCTGGCCCCAACTACCATCCCTGGACACAAGGTGGATAAATGCTGCGGCCCCAGGACTCCTGGGACCCAATGCTGTGGTTTGACCTGCGGGATTCTGtctgtccctcccccagccacctTCCCCGCTGGGGGCTTTTCCCGACTCTGCTCATCTCGCTGTCAGCATATTTGATCTGGGCCCTCTAGTCTCGGGATGAAGTCCAGGCTTCCATATGAGGTCTGAAGACCTCTGAGAACACCACCCCTGACCTCCACGCACCTCCTCTCCTCGTCTTTGCTCTCCTGTTCCCCCTCTGCCCCTCCCCGACTGCACCCATCACAGCTCCCTCAGTCCACACCCGTCTGAGGCCTGCCCTCCCTGCACCTGCTGTCCCTGGCTGCCCGGGAGCAGCCCCTGTAGTGGCTGCTGTGGCAGGTACCTGTGAGGACTGGTAGATCTCCAGACGCATCCGCTTGGCTGCCTTTCTCGTCTCGCTCTCACAGGCAGCTGCCAGGATGTTCTCTGCCATGGCCGAGGTCAGGTGGGGTGGCGTGGGTCTGGTCTGCAGGCAGAACGGGGATGGAGCTAGCATGGGGTCGTGGGGGCCCTGGGCTTGTGCAGAGACCTTGCCCCAGGGGTGGGTGGCACAGGGTGGGGTTTGGGCTCCAGTGCCTCAGTCTACGGAGCTATAGGACCTTTCTAGGCCTTAGTTCCCTCATTTGCAAACCAGGGATTATGGTACTTGCTTCTAGGACTCCTGGGAAGACCCTGGGTGAAGGGGCCCGGGCATCCTGGGCGTGTGGCAGGAGGTCAGTGGTGACGCCGAGGGGAAGCGTGGGCCAGGGAGGAGGGACTCACCATCTCCATGCCGTTCTTCTTCATGCGCCGGCAGGACTTGAGGTACGTGCGGATGCGCTTGCGGGCCCGCTCCTGGAACTCGGGGAACTGCCGGCTGCAGGACTCGATGATGGCCTGGATCTTCTCCTTGGGCTGCTTGGAGATGGGCACCATGCGGTCCAGGTTCTCGTCCACAAAGAGACGCACAAACATCTGCAGAGACACGGGCCATGGGAAGGGCCGACCCTGGCACTGTTCCCATCCCCATCCCACCTGTTTCTGGCCGGTGCTCACGTTGAAGGCCTTAAGACGCTCAGGGTCCATGCCTTCAGAGTCATTCATCTTGTCATTGTCCTCATGGTCGTCATGGTCATCATCGTCGTCATCTGCCGTCGGGGCCCGGCCCACTGTCAGGTCCTCAGGGCAGCCGCTGACCTCAGTCTTAATGGAATCGTAGCTCCCAGAGCTGTAGGGGGGGGACTAAAAAGAGGGCAAGAGGCAGAGGGTTGGGCCAAGCAGCTGCTCCTGCCCTTGCTGGGTCTCCTACAGGTGGTGAGCCTGGGGACCAGGGTGGCACGCACGCCCTGCTGCCACGAGAGCCACAGCTGCGAGGCCCTGAGCAAGTCACTCCTCTCTTCTGCTCCCTTCATCTGTGCAATGGGGACAGCAATGccaccacctcctccctccctgggcTGCCGAAGGGAGGACCGACTGCAACAGTATATGCAGAGACCTGGCTCCTGGGGGTGCCGAGCACTTAGGAGGGTGTCACCTGTTTCCTCAGCAGAGGTCCACACCAGGACCTGCCACGTGTGCAGGGGAAAGGCAGACACGGAAAGGACTCCCACCACCCGCCAGCCTCCTCTTGTGCCAAGATATGTTTTGGCTTCAGGGTTTTCCTCCCTGATCCCCAAGGGGCTACAACCCCAAGCTGACAACCGAGCTGTCACCAAAGCAGCGAGCATGCTGTCTGTCGGGAGGAGGAACAGATGGGCTGGGCGAGGTAGCCAGCCAAGGCGACAGGTCCATTAAGCAGGATGTGTTCCCGCAGCTCCTGGCCTGGCCTTCTCCTGTCTGCACCCCCACCAGGACAACACAGTGGCCCCTTGAGAATATATGGGTAGAAAGGGAAAGGGAACCAGATCCAGCTTCCACCAGCAGTCTCCTGTCCTCCAGCAGAGAAGGGCTCCAGCCCTCTGCTCCCACCATGAGTTCCTCCCTGGACAAGCCCCCTTGCCCATCTCTCCTTAAGAGGcagcttcctcttttcctctgtgcttcctcCATCTTCTCATCCTTCATGGCTCAGCTCCCACACCACCtgtctcctgcccctgcctcggGGCACTGCTCTGGGATGGCTGAGGACCACTGTTGTCTTTTGGAAAGTTTGTGCCTTCGATGTGTCCCAACTACTCATTCAGATCCTGACTGGCAGTAGCCTGGGGACactgtccctgccctcaaggaggctGGCATCTAGCAGGTAAGGCAGGCTCAGGGAACAGGTGGCTGCATGGTCAGACCTTGTGATGTGGCAGCATGGCCATGGCACAGCCCAGGGGGAACAGCACTCACTGAGGAGCAAATCCAGGAAGAAGTGTACTGCCTGGCACCTGGTCCCACAGCACGGCCCCTGACAGGCCTCTCTCCCTGGGACTAGGCCCACAGGGGTCGGTCCCCTAGGGTCACTGGCCTGGTGCCTGTCACTTCGTCCACATACAGACTTGGATGGGGCAGGATGCCAGGGAGGGAGAAGAGTCTGGCCAGAGGTGCGGGCTCCAGGAAGGCGCCTCTGGCCCCCAGGCCCAGGTGGGAGAAGAGGCACTACTGCAGGAAACCTTTGTGGCCCGGAGGCAGCTTGTGGAAGTGTGAGGGAGGCCCCAGGAAGCAGGGGGGATGCCCATTGGTAGCGGTACCTGCTGTGCCCACCCTCCATCAGCCTGGTCAAAGGAGGAGTTCCACTGCCCACGTGCCTGGGCCCTTGCCCCTTTTTTGCaccacctataaaatggggacaggCACGCAGAGAAACCAGGCAGTGGGAGGCCTCGTACCTGGCTGTGCCAAAAGTGGCCACTTGCTGTTATCCACAGCAGATGCTGTGCTGGGGGAGGGGACGGGTCGTGGGGATGCATATCCATCTACCATCTCTACCAAGGCAGGGACCATCAGCTCCACTTCACAGATGGGGAACCAGACTTGGAGAAGGGGGCCTGGCTTGAGGGCACACTCCAAGCCATCTCCCATCCCAGAGCTCCACCAGGAACCCGATGGCATACCAGCCACAGCCACCACCCTGGCTTGGTGTCACACACATAGGCTGGCTCCAGCTAAGTTCTGGGTGTATACAATTTCATTCTCGCCTCACGACAGCCCTCtacagaaagaaagagactgaGCCCCCAGCCCCACACACCTCAGGGGTGGTCTTCACCCCGTATTTGACTCGGCTCCGCAGCCCGTCGGCACCACAGCCATCGGAGGGGTAGGAGGGTGTGCCAAGTGCCGTGGCCGGCGGGAGCTTGTCACACAGGTTGATGGGCTGATCCTCGGCGGCCGTGGTGAAGTCCATGGGGGCCACGGCGCCGTTGCCATTCATCTCGGGGAAGGCAGGGTCGCCCTGCGTGCTGCTCGATGTGGAAGGGTTCAGGGTGGAGGAGCCATTACCGCTGCCACTCTCAGAGGAGGAGTCATCTGGAATGAGAGGCCTGGGTGTGAGGCCCCATCCCACGCACTGTGGCCACTGCAGCCACCTCGGAGTATCCCACCCTGTGTCTTCCTCATGAGTATCCCTGGGTGGGGATGAGTGCTGCTACCCACCTCAGAGGCAACTTGCCCCAGCCCACAGCCTTAGCTGATGCAGCCACGGGGTCCCCTCTGCCAGAACAGAGGGGCCATCAGGAGGGGAGTGGCCAGGCAGGGCTGTGCAGGGCATGGAGGGTCTTCCTGCACCCCAAACTTGCAAGCGTTATGTCCAGGCTTAAGGGAGGCCCAGCTCCAGGGGTTTAGGAGTGAGTGGCCTGCCAGAGGGCCCTGGAGGCCCTCGAAGCCCGGCCAggctctcccttctccccagctCCCAGGACCGCACCTCCCACCCACCCTGCTCCTGCTGCCCGGCACTGCCTTGCAGCTTCAAGCTCTCAAAACCCCTACCCACAATGGGCCCTCAAATGTCTCCTTCCTCTGCCCAAGGCAGGAAGGATGGCTCTGTTGTGACCTCCAGCCATCCACTCCCTCCTGCGAGCAAGCCCAGCTCAGCCCTGGCAGCCTAGGCACAGGCACGGTGGCCCCCGGATCCGTGCTCCATGCAGGCCCCGTGGCCTGGGACATGCCAAGCCGGGGCTGCAGGGTCTGGGGTCCGCACGCGGCCCCCGAGTGGGCCTGCCCGGCGTCTCAGGG comes from Macaca mulatta isolate MMU2019108-1 chromosome 10, T2T-MMU8v2.0, whole genome shotgun sequence and encodes:
- the NOL4L gene encoding nucleolar protein 4-like isoform X3, encoding MPKPTLLLRGGWERERSPGDSELGRQFRDWCLRTYGDSAKTKTVTRSKYQRIAEVLQGGGGTGAGSGPAAGEKGKFQFWVRSKGFRLGSGREPKMGQVVYVPVKTGSGADGLSEPEGISLKRVAVVEDFFDIIYSMHVESSAEPGKAPKHAGQKKTYRAIAETYAFLPREAVTRFLMSCTECQKRMHFNSNGLEPKENEPPSPLVSGIIDYNMPLTSTYLKQMKLRVMNSQEQDETSVSSEDFDMSDSTWMSADPHLASSLSPSQDERMRSPQNLHSQEDDDSSSESGSGNGSSTLNPSTSSSTQGDPAFPEMNGNGAVAPMDFTTAAEDQPINLCDKLPPATALGTPSYPSDGCGADGLRSRVKYGVKTTPESPPYSSGSYDSIKTEVSGCPEDLTVGRAPTADDDDDDHDDHEDNDKMNDSEGMDPERLKAFNMFVRLFVDENLDRMVPISKQPKEKIQAIIESCSRQFPEFQERARKRIRTYLKSCRRMKKNGMEMTRPTPPHLTSAMAENILAAACESETRKAAKRMRLEIYQSSQDEPIALDKQHSRDSTAITHSTYSLPASSYSQDPVYANGGLNYSYRGYGALSSNLQPPASLQTGNHSNGYSAQMGHRPLEETAPEETEASSWSQVLP